CAGTTTTTCGGCCCAGTCATACAACTGCTGAAAATAATCACTGGCGTAAAACTCATTGGCCCATTCAAAGCCGAGCCATTTAACATCCTCCTTGATGGAATCGACATACTCAACTTCTTCCCGGGTCGGATTGGTATCGTCGAAACGCAAATTGCATTTGCCGTTGTATTTGCGCGCCAGTCCAAAATTCAGGCAGATGCTTTTTGCATGGCCGATGTGAAGATATCCATTGGGCTCAGGCGGAAAACGAGTCAGAACGTAATTAAAACGTCCGCTCTCCAAATGCGAGTCAATGATTTCTTCAATAAAGTTTTTCTGCACTTTTCCTTCTTCAGGAAGATTGATTTTTTCGTCGGCCATTTTTTCTACTTTTGTACAAAATTACGAGCAAAATTTTTATCAACCACTATTTATGGAGATTATTTCAATTGAAGGGATGGAATTCCGCGCTCCGGTGGGGTGTTTCGACGAAGAAAAAATTGTTCATCCGGGCTTTTCCGTTGATGTGTACATCTCGTTTGATGCATCTGATGCAATGATGAGCGACAAACTTGACACTACGATCAACTATCAGGCGGTATATCTTCGGATAAAAGAAATAATGGAAGTGCATCACAATATAATTGAGCATGTGGCGAATCATATCCTCGATACTATTTTGAATGATTTTGCAAAGGCACAACATGTGCGCTGCAAAATTCATAAAACTTTTCCGGCCCTTGGCGGCCGCATTGCTGCTGTTGCTTTCGAAGCAGAGCGGGGGAGATAGGTTCCCATCCTTCGAAGGTTGGCTGCTATCTTATCACACCACCAGTAACTTTTTCTGGCGCGGATTTGCAATCCGTGACAGATAAGGTTTATCTTATCACACCACCAGTAACCTTCAACACATCATTGGTAATTCTTTCCATCGCCTTGTCAACCTCAACATCAGTCAGGGTTTTTTCATCGTGACGGAACATGAAACTAACGGCGTAGCTTTTCTTATTTTCCCCAAGTTTTTTATCGATGTAAACATCAAAAAGATCAACTGCTTTCAATAGTTTCTTTTCAGCTCCCTGTGCGGCTTTCTGAATTGCTTCAAATGAAACATTGCCGTCAAGCAGCAAGGCCAGATCGCGGCGCACAGCCGGAAATTTCGGAATATCCCTGAATCTGATACTGGTCTTACGGATTTTTTTCAATAACAAATCGAGGTTCACTTCTGCATACCAGATATTCGCATCAACATCGGAAAGCTTGCAAATGTTTGGATCAGCTAAACCAAAGGATGCAAGCGGCTTTTCATTAAGCATGTAGGTCATGCCAAAGACAAACTGATTGTTCACTTCTGTTTTGGCGACAAGCGAATCCATGATGCCAAGGTATCCGAAAACGCCTTCCAAAGCGGACTTCATACAGAAAAAATCAGATTCTTCGGGTTTGTATTTCCAGTTTTCGGGACGTTCGTTGCCGGTCATAATCAGCGAGAGCATGTTGGTCTCGGAAAAGCGTGCCATCACAGGTTTTTCTTTGTCCTGTGTGTTTTTGACATACGTTTTCCCGGGTTCAAAAAATTTCAGGTCGGCCGCACTCCGATTGATATTATGAGCAACCGACTGCAACATGCCGGATAACATGCTGTAACGCATCACATTCAGCTCGCGGCTAAGCGGGTTTTGCACAGTAACAATGCTGTCAACCGGATACACACTGGCTTTTTCATACCATTGCATACTGTTGAGAGAGTTGCACATTATTTCACTGAATCCGTTGGCTGCAAAATAATTGGATACTTTTTGTATCAGTTCGTGTAAGGTAATTCCTTTGCTCGTCGGGTAAATCGTATTCGATTTTTCCGGCATCGGAATATTGTTGTATCCATAAATGCGAAAAATTTCTTCATAAACGTCCACTGGACGGGTAACATCGGTGCGGTTGAGCGGAACTTCGACCGTAATTTCTTCTGCATTTTGTTTTGAAATTACAAAGTCCAGATCTTTCAGAATTCCAATGGTTGTTTCAACTGAAATTGGAGATCCTGCGAAAGTGTTCATGGCAGTGAAGTTCAGCGTTACAACTGGTTTCTCGGCTTTTGCCGGATAGAAATCCGATATCTCGGAACTGATACTGCAGCCTGTAATTCCTTTCAATAATAAAGCAGCCCGTTTGATGGCATAAATAGTGATTTCCGCATCCGTGCCACGCTCGAAACGAAACGACGCATCGGTGTGCAATCCATGATACTTGGCGGTTTTACGCACGGATACCGGATTGAAACAGGCACTTTCGAGAAACACTCTTTTTGTTTCCATGCTAACGCCGCTATGTGTGCCGCCGAAAACGCCCGCGATGCACATACCTTTTTCTGCATCACAGATCATCAGGTCGCGCGAGGTGAGCTTGCGTTCAACGCCATCGAGCGTAGTAAATGGACTACTATCGGGCAAACATTGTACAATCACTTTTCCACCGCTGATTTTGTCGTAATCGAAGGCGTGGAGCGGCTGTCCAAGCTCAAGCATCACATATTGCGTAACGTCGACAACTACATTGATCGGACGTAGTCCGGCGGCTTCCAGATTTCTTTTGAGCCAGTCCGGACTTTCAGTGACATTAAGATTTGTGAGCGTCAGACCGCTGTATCGGATGCATGCTTCTGGATTTATTACTTCAACTGGAGTGGTCAGGTCGTTGTTGTCTACCTTGAAATCCTCCACCGATGGCATTTGCAGCTGAACGGAATTTTCTCCGCAACGGTTGTGCAGCGCGGCCGCCAGATCTCGTGCTACGCCCGTATGACACATCGCGTCGCTGCGGTTTGGAGTTAAGCCAATTTCAAAAACTTGATCGGATGAAAGATTGAAAAGTTTTGCTGCCGGCATGCCTTTTTCAGTCGCCGGATCCAATATCATGATTCCTGCGTGTGAGGTGCCGAGGCCAAGTTCGTCTTCAGCACAGATCATCCCGTTGCTTTCGATGCCTCGCATTTTGGCCTTCTTAATAACCAAAGTGGTGCCGTCCGATTTGTATAAAGTGGCTCCGGGTAAGGCAATCAACACTTTCTGTCCTGCGGCAACATTCTGAGCACCGCACACAATCTGTAATTGCTCCGTGCCGACATCTACCTTCGTTAGTGAAAGATGCTCGGTGCCTTCCACATGCGCGCATTCAAGCACGTGGCCGACAACAATTCCCTGCAATCCGCCCTTGATTTGTTCGTGCTCTTCAAGACCTTCCACTTCAAGACCATTGTCGGTCAGAATTTTCGAAATGGTATCTGCGGGCAGGTCAGTGTTCAGATATTGTTTCAGCCAGTTATATGAGATTTTCATCCTGAAAAATTTTCAGCAAAGATACTGAATTCCGGCTTTTTTCAATCCAAACATATGAACTTCATTTCTTCAATCATTCCCGAGTCCAATCGATAAGCCGCAGTGCTGCGCAGGCAGGACATGGAATAGTTTGTACCTAACGCTTCTGGTAATTGCTAAATTTGTACATTTACATGACTAAGTTCACATGAAAAGAATAATAATCCTGTTTTTTCTGTCATGTCTGTTATCTGGAGTTCTCAATGCTCAGGAAAACAAAATCAGCTCGCGCAATGGTCAGGTTTTGCCTGTAAATGGAGCCATCCGGATATTGTTGATTTTTGTTGAGATTGAATATCCGGGCGGCGTTGACAAGTATGCTTCGGAAGTTGGTGAACAGTGGAAACCCGGCTCATATCCTGTCTGGTCAAATGACCTTTTTGATGCGAATGCTTCTTCAGATTTGAAAGGTATTGCAACCCGTTATTATCACGAGAGCTCTTTTGGAAACTACAGTGTTTATGCTGATATTCTGCTGAATCCGGACAACCCATCTATCCCGTTTCAGTATAAAAGCAATGGCGAAGTTAATGTTTCTAATATTCTGATCGATGCATGGAACAAAGGATTTAAAACAAAATCATCTTTGCCGGCTGATAGTTTTGATCTCTGGGTAAAATCCAAATCTGGTGAAATAAAACAATCGAGAACGATGGATGAACCATTATCATTTGATCATGTAATGGTTATTGCGCGTAATTGTACATACCCGGGCAGTCTGGCCGGATATGCGTCGGCCGGAAATTTATCGGGCAAAGCTCCCTTCAGGACCGATTCATACAGTGTGTTCGCTACGCGAAGTGCGAATCCGCTGAATATTCTTTTGCACGAGTATAATCATTTGCTTTTTGGAGGAAACAACGTGCATTGCTGTGGAGGAAACCATATGGCAAGCGGCAATCAATTGTTTTTATCTTTTCAGGGCGGATGGGGAATGATGGGAGCTGCCAATAAATCATTGATGACCTGCAATGCCTGGGATCGCTACAAGCTTGGCTGGAAGCTACCTGACAAAGATTTGTATATTTCTGCAACTGATACATCAGGAAATGAGATTAATTCTGATTTCGATTTCAGCGACAATCGAATTGTTGACACACTGATAGTTCTCCGCGATTTTGTAACTTATGGAGATGCGCTCAGGATAAGACTTCCGGGTATTCCGGATAATGAGTATCCTCAATGGTTATGGGTTGAAAATCATCAGACAAAAAGTTTAACGGAAGCACTTTTGATATTTTCCAATACCAGGAGTCGGGTTGCACCGATCTTGCCGTCCCGGGATTATATGCATATATTCAGGTTGATCACAATGAACTCGAAGGGATGAAGGCTTTCGGAGGAAATGCTGATTTCATTAGGGCTCTGCCGGCAAGCGGCATGTACGATTTTGTCTGGGGTGACACTCTTGTAAGAAACAATTGGTGCCAGAATAATAAACAATATTATCCTTTTGAACGCAAATCAATACTGAAAAACCCTTTGAGCGGCAATGCCGTGACCGAAATGCCTGCGTTTGACGAGAACAATGATGGTCATCTAGAGGAAAAAGAAAAACGTGACCCGGCAATTGAATTTGTTTCCGGTGAATACTTCAACAATCTTCCATACCTTGGAGAGTCAGAAATGGCTTATACGCTAAGCGGAAATAATAAAATCGGAATTGGCACCAACCCGTCTTCGGCAAATTCGCTTACAATGCTCAACGACAATAAGGCTGTCAACAAGGGACTGGTTCCGGATAACCGAATAATCTACCTGAATTCAGTCAGTGTTGAAATTGTACGCGAAGACTGGCCTTCATCGGGCGATGTGCTGGTGCGGGTTCGCAACGGTGATAATATTGTCTCGCAAAATGTACGCTGGTGCGCTCCGAAAATTGTTCTGTCCGATCTTCCGACTGATAATCAATTTGACCTGATCGTGGATAATAAAAAACGAGTTATTATTGATGCAGGACTCACTCCAACGCGCATTGATTCAGCAATAATGGTCAAAGGGAAAAAAGTGATCACAGATTACACACATTTTGAAATGATGCCCGGTACCCGTATGTTGCTCAAGAAAGGTGCAAGACTCGATATACGCAACGGATCAGTATTTCATGTTTCAAAAGGCGCTGTAATCGTTCTGGAAAAAGGCGCAAAAATAATCGTCAGCAAAGATTCAAAGCTTATCAATGATGGTGAAATAAGAAAGCTGTAAGTATTACTGATTTTGTGTCTTATTTTTCGTCTCTCACATTCCCACATCGGTGCACTTGTCTCAGCTTGCCACGTTTTACGTGGTTTTTAAGTGAGCCGCACATACGACGCAGTCGCACATTTTCACATCCTACTCAACAGCATCCTCCAGCGCTTTCAGCGTAAGTGGCTTTGCAACTATTTTTCCTTCAGTATCAATCACAAAAAAGCTGGGCGTTCCCCACACATTCCAGCGAATGGCATTGGCTCCGTCGTATCCTTTTAGATCGCTTAGTGATGGCTCTGGAAGATTTTCCTCAAGCATTCCGCCCAACCATTTGTTTTCATCCGTGTCGATGGAGTAGGAGAGAAGGACAAGATCCGGATTGTTTTTCAGAAAATCGAGTACATGTGGAATAGCTTCGCGGCAGTGTTCACACGAAGACTCCCAGAACATAACAATAACTTTATTTCCAATAAAATCACTGAGCGATACTGTTTTTCCTTCTCGATCAATTCCTGTCAGCTCCGGCGCGGCTGTACCCTTTTTCATGTTTTTAATGGAAAGCGCCTTGCGCTCTGCTTCGCTCGGAATGCCACCTTCGCACGATGAACCATGCATATAGGTCTCAAAAAGATGTAAATAAACATCATCAAAGCCAGACGACTCAAAAGTGTTAAGCAATAAATCCAAAACGTAATCAAACTGCTTGTTATTCCACGAAAAACTGCTCATGATAAAATCAGATGTCCTGATGTACCCGGCGCTCGTTTTTTCATCCGTAAAATTCCTTAGGTAAAAACTGCAGACATCGTAGATTACACGTGTATTTACAAGGCAGCTGTCGTATTTGTCGATATTGTCAAAATAGTGTCGTTTCAGAAAATCATACTCCGACTCAAATCCATGATTAGGATTAGCTTCTGAAAACGTCTTGAAATCAGGTGGAATGCTGCTTTTGTAAAGTTTTACAGAGAATAATCCCGGCTTTTCTTTGTCGAGCGAAATAATCCTTTCCTGAAGTTCTGCAACTTTATTCTGTAACTGGCTTTTCACTTTCTGCAGCTGAACCTGCATTCCCTTTTCATAGTATTCATCGCCAACCGCCGACAAACTGTCAATGGAACTTTCAATGGCTCTGAGCTTGTAAAAAGCCTTGTTTTCTTCCGAAACGAGAATTTTTATTCCCAGGTCTTTTTCAAGATTATCAGCAGTGAATTCAATAATATTTTCTTTGTTTATCACTAGATTGATAAAATATTTTTCTTCCCAGAAGATATAATACTCGCCGGTGACCGGAACTGTATCTGACGAAAACAAAACTTCACCTTTTACCGATTTCATGCTGTCTGCAATCTCCCAGGTGGAGCCCTCAACCGACAGCAGGTAAATGGTGGCCGGCCGCTGAAAATTGGATATCTGCCCCTTCAACACAAAATCACTTTGTGAAAAGCTGGCAACGCATGAGAATAAAAAGAAAAAAGTCAGGCCGATCCGGGTCATATTCGTATTTTTCAAGCCCAAAATTAATCAATTTCCGGGCCTTTTCAGAAAGTTCAGTTTTATATGAACGGAATAATGCAATATTACCCATAAAATTTCGTAATTTTACAATCCTGTTTTTCAAAACGGTCGTATGAGCATGCGCAAAACCATAGTGTTTTTTTTCCTCTTTGTTTGCCTGATGCCTTTTCAGAAGATATCGGCGCAGTTTTACAGTGGGAGCCATATGACTTTTGGGAAAAACAGGGTCCAGTACAACGAAGAGCGTATTTGGAGCCAGTTTCGGTTTAAGGATTTCGATTTTATTTTTTATCAGGATGGACGTAAAATCACCATCAACGCGGCAAAATATGCCTCTACTGCTTTAAAAGAAATTTCAGATAAGCTTGGATATAAGCCGGAAAGTAAAGTTCAGTTCATTGTTTTTAATTCACTGAGTGAAATGAAATCCTCCAATATAGGACTCGATAATGAAGTTCTGTACAACATCGGCGGAGTAACAAATGTGGTTGACAATAAAGTCTTTCTTTATTTTGATGGAAATTATCTTCACCTTGAAGAACAAATCCGCAGTGGAATTGCGCGTGTTATTCTGAATCAGATGATTTATGGCGATCAGATTACCGCCAATATAAAAAACTCCACGCTAATGGCGTTGCCTGAATGGTACCTCGGTGGCCTGGAATCTTATCTTGCTGCTGATTGGAATTCCGAGCTTGATGAAAAATTACGCGATGCAGTAGTTTCCGGAAAGTTCAGAAAATTTAATCATCTTGAAGGTGCCGATGCCACTTTGGCGGGACACTCGGTTTGGCGGTTTGTTGCCGAAAAGTATGGCAGCAATATGATTCCGAATATCATTTATATGACCAAGGTCTCACGCACCGTCGAAAACGGTTTTCTTTTCGTTCTCGGAATTTCTTTCAAAAACCTCATCCGTGAATGGTACGCAAATAATCAGACCGTTTATTACAACGATATTGCAGACAGAATTTCCCCTCCGGAACATAACGCTCCTGTAAAGATTAAAAAGAAAAACCATTACTATCAGGCTAAAGTCAGTCCCGATGGACGCTATCTGACTTATGTAATGGATAAGGTTAATAAAAAGAAACTGTTTATTGTCGATCGCCAATCCGAAAAGAAAAGGAAACTTTTTCGCTTGGGCACTAAAATGAACGAGACTCCGGATATGACTTATCCAATAACAGCGTGGCATCCAACTTCGGGACTTTTTGCGTGGGAGGTTGAGAATAAAGGTCGCCGGAAACTGTATCTCTATAATGTGAATGATGAAACCCGCGAAGAGTTTTTTATTGATAATATCAACAAAGTGCTCGATATGGCCTACTCTCCGGATGGTTCGGTGTTGGCAATGTCTGCAGTAATAAATGGCTACAGCGATATTTTTCTTTTCTATACCGGCAGCAGATCTTTTACGCGGATAACCAATGACGTTTACGATGATCTTCAGCCAAGGTTTATTGATAATGGCCGTTTGATTGCCTTTTCTTCAAACAGGGTCAGCGATACACTGGAGCTTGAGCAGGAGACATATCTGACCGACAACTCCAAACCTGTGATCAGGCAGCAATCGTTTGATATTTTCGCTTACGATATAATATCCAAACATCCGGTAATGCGGCGCGTGACAAATACGCCAGCTGTAAATGAAACATCACCCATGCCCTGGGATGGAAAGTATTTTTCCTTTTTATCCGATCAGAATGGCATCAACAATCAACTGATCGGGTATTTTGACAGTACCATTGATTATGTTGATACGGCGGTACATTACAGATACTTCACAACAACTTCTCCGGCATCCAATTATAGCTCGGCAATCAGAGAACAGGAGTCGTATTTCAATTCCGATTCAGTTGTTCAGGTTTTTACGGTGGGTAAATCTTCGCGCATTGTTGTTTCAGAAAAAAACAGCGTTGACAATTTATCAGCGCTCGACAAACCGTTCAATACTTTATGGGCTGAGGAAAGAAATATGCGTTTTAATATGTCGCAATCAAGACCCGACACAACGCATCAAAAGAATAAAT
The Bacteroidetes bacterium GWF2_43_63 DNA segment above includes these coding regions:
- a CDS encoding dihydroneopterin aldolase, with the protein product MEFRAPVGCFDEEKIVHPGFSVDVYISFDASDAMMSDKLDTTINYQAVYLRIKEIMEVHHNIIEHVANHILDTILNDFAKAQHVRCKIHKTFPALGGRIAAVAFEAERGR
- a CDS encoding phenylalanine--tRNA ligase subunit beta, whose product is MKISYNWLKQYLNTDLPADTISKILTDNGLEVEGLEEHEQIKGGLQGIVVGHVLECAHVEGTEHLSLTKVDVGTEQLQIVCGAQNVAAGQKVLIALPGATLYKSDGTTLVIKKAKMRGIESNGMICAEDELGLGTSHAGIMILDPATEKGMPAAKLFNLSSDQVFEIGLTPNRSDAMCHTGVARDLAAALHNRCGENSVQLQMPSVEDFKVDNNDLTTPVEVINPEACIRYSGLTLTNLNVTESPDWLKRNLEAAGLRPINVVVDVTQYVMLELGQPLHAFDYDKISGGKVIVQCLPDSSPFTTLDGVERKLTSRDLMICDAEKGMCIAGVFGGTHSGVSMETKRVFLESACFNPVSVRKTAKYHGLHTDASFRFERGTDAEITIYAIKRAALLLKGITGCSISSEISDFYPAKAEKPVVTLNFTAMNTFAGSPISVETTIGILKDLDFVISKQNAEEITVEVPLNRTDVTRPVDVYEEIFRIYGYNNIPMPEKSNTIYPTSKGITLHELIQKVSNYFAANGFSEIMCNSLNSMQWYEKASVYPVDSIVTVQNPLSRELNVMRYSMLSGMLQSVAHNINRSAADLKFFEPGKTYVKNTQDKEKPVMARFSETNMLSLIMTGNERPENWKYKPEESDFFCMKSALEGVFGYLGIMDSLVAKTEVNNQFVFGMTYMLNEKPLASFGLADPNICKLSDVDANIWYAEVNLDLLLKKIRKTSIRFRDIPKFPAVRRDLALLLDGNVSFEAIQKAAQGAEKKLLKAVDLFDVYIDKKLGENKKSYAVSFMFRHDEKTLTDVEVDKAMERITNDVLKVTGGVIR